In the Populus nigra chromosome 2, ddPopNigr1.1, whole genome shotgun sequence genome, CGGGTCGAATCCAACCAAGCCCAAgcatttgatctttttttggtctttatgtattggtttttatattttccatcaattttaatataaaatcattaaattaatcataaatatatttgtttattaaatacatttaattcttactttgttttgaataagattataacattttttaaaaaatattagccaACGCTATTTTTGTATACCTCAtcgtgaatattttttaaaaatttatttaggtGGCTCTAgtgtatatgtttttttttattatcatataattaaataaaaaatagtttgaaaaaaaaaataaagttatcaaACTTAATTAGATTCATGAACTGAGTTGCAATAATGGTAGATTAACCTGCATTGATAAAAAAtagtctttttaatatttttttaaacatctaATACAATGGTATCTTGAAGACTTATCTTGATcagaatattattgttttaatattttaaaaaaataaaacaatgacgacttgaaatttttttaaaagtgaactGGGTTTTGACCAGATTGATTGAGTCGTGTTTGGaatcatcaaattaattgagttaactttcacatgatttaatttaaaacttgagaTAAATAAAGAGATGTGTAGGGGTCTCCAGCTTGACCCGCCAGACTGAATTAAGTTTAATGATACTGTCAAAGAATTTTCCATGGCAACTCGTAAActatatattattgaaatattattcttgtgttttttaatatattcatgtaaaaaatattagaatattatttttctaattacaaCTTGCATTTATAATTATGAGAAGATGTTGTCTAAAAAATGATAGATGTTATGGCAAAAATTGTCATAAAACAATTGAGCATGTTTATAAGATTGAGAGGTTTTAATTAGAGAGTTAATGATGTGAAACAAAGCCCCCGTTTGTTTTTACGAAAATTGATTCTCTGAAAatcactttttaaatttttttgtgtttatttgttattagacAATCTagtcaatggaaaacacttttcagtcaaagaaaaatttagtttgattttcaggaaagtgtttttcttttattttgagcggaaaacacttttcaaaagttgtaaaaattttagaaatgttatattatttgcttaatatatcaaatttgatcctcaaacttttgattgctatatattttattttgaatcttttttttcaattttatcctttaaaatttgatttttatattaactttggtccttaattttatgatttttatttgcttttttcttatcatttttttaattaaaattttttatctatcaaatttggtccctattttttttattgttacttattttatttgaaataatttatgaaattattattattattattattttaatttcatcatctttttatttttttatctgttatatttgatctttattattttgattattatttattttatttgaaattctttacaaaattaaaatttttttaatttcattctcattcaactttttaatttttaagatttgtttttttattattttaataaattttaaaaaataaaatattaataaattattttacccGATATAATGTGAAAAGCTGAAGAAAATGGGacaaaaaatctatatatatatatatatatatatatatatatatatatatatagagagagagagagagagagagagagagagagagagagagagagttgaaggAGGAAGGAATGTGACATTTACAAATTATTCAAAAGTAAGTgcggaaaaaaatttaattataaatattaaaattttaaaacaatcaaGATTTATAACCtgctaaataaaaatttctaaaaaaaatataaaataatcctAATAagaaatccaaatatatatatatatatatatatattaaattttaaattaacaaataatttttttttactattaaaaaaaatatatattgaaaatacCTGCCCATTTTTTTacggaaaaaaaaatcgatagacCACGAAGCATTTCCTAGCTGGCTTATATAATTTTCAGGTTTTTGCTGTCACTTAAGTTGCCCCCTGGTTATTCAGGGCAAGCATTTCCTGCTGTCTGACACGTGTCAGGTCATTTTATAACACACTCCAGTCGAATTGTTAAATTCCAGCGGTCAACAGCAGCAGCTCTTCAAGTGATTCGACTGGAACCGATCGAAcacgcaaaaacaaaaaacaacagcAGAAAGGGAAGAATTAATGTCTAGTATGATCGCAGTTACGACAACACAATTAGATGAACGACAACGAGAACCCCTTCTACACAATCCCCGTTCGCTTTccaatgaagaagaagaagagatcacCAACACGCCTTCAACCTCATCATCCAACGCATCGCCACCACCAACTCAACGTCTCCTTTCTCTCGACGTTTTCCGTGGCCTTACCGTCGCTGTAATTAAGCTCAATTTCTCATTtccattttaacaatttttgtttcatttgtaTATATTTGATGATTAAGTTGTTCGACAGCTCATGATTTTAGTTGATGATGCTGGTGGAGCTTTTCCTTGTATTAATCACTCTCCGTGGTTTGGTGTGACGCTTGCCGATTTTGTGATGCCTTTTTTCCTCTTTGTTGTTGGTGTCTCTATCAGTTTAGTTTTTAAGGTAACAAAAAGTCTCTTCAACTGTTGCCTTGCTTCTTTTCTGCTCTTTCATTCCTTTGTTGTAGTTCTGTATACTTcataacaatttgtttttttagaaataagttattttatatctttgaGTCGTGAGTAATTTGTGTCACCAAGCAGAAAGTATCTAGCAAACCAATGGCCACAAAGAAAGTCATACTGAGGACTATCAAACTATTTCTTTTGGGATTATTGTTGCAAGGTATGTTACCATGCCCGTTCCTTAAATTCCTGAAATTAGCATTTTCAGTTTGCTATTTGATAGGCATTTGAATATTTCACGTGCATTGTGGATAACCAGTTTGTAGTTTCGATAATAGGAACTGATAGTGTATATCTTCTTGGAAATTTGCATAGGTGGGTATTTCCATGGACGCCACGATTTAACATACGGGGTTGATGTGGGCAAGATACGTTGGATGGGCGTGCTACAGGTAGTTTTCCTGAATAAGCATTGATATCAggcaatactttttttttatcaaacttctATTGCATGGCATCTACCATACATTCTTCCGTTGGACCCTACCGACATGTTGGCATTATGTCACAGTTTACCTAGAATAGCTATGCCAGCACATGCTTGTATACCAACATGCATGCAAGCACCATTCATATATGGCATGTTAGATGTTCAGATCCACAAAATTTGCAGTGGAATTGGCTACTGGAATTAGAAATTAAGATGGATTGATTAAAGGAAACCTTACTGATTTTTGAGTTCGTGAATTAGCGGCTCAACATGCATGAATAGgagaactttgattttataGAACTTCATCCATCATAGACTGTTATAGCTGGTTCTGCATTGttaaagaaccaattcaacccaatagcttaagctattaggtgagggtctcaagatatgatttatattattctctaacacaccccgtCAAGTGAAAAcactttgagcttgaaacttgcacatgcccATATtactttgtgtttaattttttattaaacaaatgaggatggtgagattcaaacttgtaactacttggtcatcaaggctctgataccatgttcaaaaatcaattcaacccaataccttaagctattgggttgggatgattctttgacatgtaTTATGTAACTTCTAAGAATTTCATCATATGATTGTGAAGCCTGTAAGACTCACTTGTTTCAcctcaataaaatttctttttgtaatGGTTGACAAATTCATAACTGGTATACTGTTGCAGACTTCATATTCCAATACAGTCACTAAACTTTGACATCCTTTTGTTAATTGTAGAGGATATCCATTGGATATCTCTTTGCTGCAATGTCAGAGATCTGGCTTGTGGACAGTATCACGGTCGACTCACCTATGGCTTTTGTGAAGAAATACTACATCCAATGGTTGGTTCCCCTTTCTAGGATCTATACCATTTTCTATACTCGTGCTGTTCTTGTGCAAGAAGACTTTTGACACAACAAGGGCAAGCTTGAttgggaaaaaataataaatattttagtattttatgtgGTAGAACTCATTTAGTAATTGTGCACTGGGATTGAAAAGATGGAGGTCTGTGACAGGCGCAGGAATCTTGCAACGGTTTGAGTGATagagaaaggaaaagataaGGGAGAAAGGTAAAATACAGTTAATCTTCTTTAGGTTTTCATAAGCGATCACATCTAGGTAAGAGAACAAGAAAGAACATAATAGTGCTACAATTCCTTATATTACCATCCCTTGATCTAAAATAAAGCTTATAGATTACCCATCTCTTCCTAGACAGGAAAATTTGAATGCAGATAGACATCTTACTGCCACAAGCTGGTTATGGTAGAGAGAATTGTAGAGATCAGTGAATAAGGCATTACCCCCTTTTAAAATAGCTTAGATCTTAGCAGAGATGAGAAGCAATGGGACTTGATGCCTCTGGTTCAAGTCACTTGgcctctttttcttggtttgttCATTTAAACAACAATAAGTTCAAGCACTCATTAGCACCAGTAGACCTTGGATAAGTTTGCGTGCTCAAGACTGCCTATTTCCGGTGAATCTGAAATTACTAAGTGtcttaacttttatttaattgttccGAATACTCTGAACCAGCAGTTGAGGAAATATGAAGTCCTAATAGGGCTCAAGTCAAATTTAGACCAAAAGTTCAAGATTCCTTTTACAAGTCTTTCTGTCTGCATCAGACTGCCAATTTTCTCCCTTTTTACATCAATACCATGCTGGCATGATCTTTCTGGATCAGAGGAGCATTTTCTTctgtgattttttataatataatcatGCTGTTGTTTTCaagaataacatgattttataagaattttaattcCATTTTTGCATCATTATACCTAAATTCAAGGTTTAGCTTATTGTCCAACCATAATCTGAATGCTAGATAAGATAGTTTTATACATATCAGTGGCAAAgtaaatttagttaaaaagatCGTtactttaatgattttgatgataaAGGTCTTGTACATCGCTTCTAATTTTCTGCGagtgttcaattttttttttgttttgttttgcaggATGGTTGCTTTCTTATTTTGCACATTTTACATGTGCTTGCTGTATGGCCTTTATGTTCCAGACTGGCAATTCGAAGTTCCAAGCACAAATCTGTTTGGATATGAATTCGGTACTAAAATTGTGAGTTGAGTTGTTCATTTTTTAGCAGTTCATCTACCATGTAACGCGGCACTATCCAGTAAAAGTTTGGTTATATCAGCAAAGGAGATGacatgatatttttcttttttcaatctgTCGCATAATGAttagtttttattgtttctgGGATTAGGCTTTGCTCGGTAAACTTTGTTACTGGGCCATTTTTCACTGGAAGTTTAATTTCTGTTGATTTAACAACCACTTTCTTCTCAAACAATGTCCTTTTTCTCCATCGCtgtttgcatatattttttttgacataTCATTTAAGATTCTCTTTCCAAGGGAATCCAGACAGCAATCAAATAGTTGAGAACCcattttcttgaaatatataatgGATGTCTTATTTGATTTCTGGTTATCAGTGTGACGGTCTTTCATCTCTTCTTTACTTTCAGCTTTTTGCTCCAAATGAAACCAAGTCCCATGAATCTATTGAACACTGTCAcaacttttaaatatattgaactGCAATCAATGAAGAAAGTTATCAGGAAGAACTGTCAAACTAGACATGACAGCTAAGCTGGTGTGTTCAGTTGACTGCCCTTTCTTTATGGTTAAGTTTAATAACCAGGTGACTATTGAACTGAACTCTATTTTCAAAAGATGCAAGTTAAAACCTGATTTTCTTTCATCAGAATGTATTTATGGTTTTATCAATGTGAAGTAACATGCTATGGCAATAATTATTTCCCTTTCATGCTATTACCATTTTTTTCTAACGGAATTCTTGCTAATGTCAAGCTTTAATTCTATTATTCTCCCTCTCGTTTATGGAACTGATTCAAACCTCCGTATCATGTTTCATAGGTGAATTGTGGAGTGAGGGGCAGTCTTGAACCTCCTTGTAATGCAGTTGGTCTGATTGACCGATTTTTTCTTGGTGAACATCATCTATATCAACATCCTGTGTATAGAAGAACAAAGGTGATGTTGCTCCCTAACAAGTAACAATTGCTTTCTTTCCTTCATCAGGGCTTCAATTCTCCACATAATCATTTGGCCGAAAGGATCTTGACATTAATTGTTTCACAGCATTGTAGTGTTAATTCTCCTGACTATGGACCTCTGCCACCAAATTCACCTGGGTGGTGCCTTGCTCCATTTGACCCAGAGGGCATCTTGAGGTCAGATAACTGCAGCGCTTTCTCTTGCTCATATTTATGAATTATCACAGATTATTGCTCCATTATAATAACACTCATTAAAGCCAAGTACCGCCTTCAAATGCTTCACTGTACAAAAGAATGGTGATAAATCTGTTAACATGTCAGCATATCATTGACTTTTTTTCTGCcaattttttaatcatgtcgatttattttgtttaacaaCCTTGTTAACCATAGGAAACCACGATGAATAGTGttgatttcttttgtttacAACCCTTTTCAGTTCTTTGATGGCTGCTATTACATGTTTTCTTGGATTGCAGTTTGGTCATATCCTTGTTCATTTCAAGGTATGACACATTGTAGTGCTTTTATGGATGTTTACCTTTTGTTCTTTACTACGTGTCTTTTACACCAATCTGTGTTTATCTTGCTTCTTTGCTGCAGGGCCACATGCAAAGGCTGTGTTTGTGGTCTGTGTGTTCTTTCATCATGCTAATTACTGGATATGTTTTTGAGCTTCTGGGTAGATTTCCTATTTTTAACTGTTTTAAACACTAATGATTTCTTCCAGGATCCTCTCTGTTTCCACTAAATAATGTTAGTGAATATTTCAGGCGTTCCTCTTTGTAAACCATTATATACATTGAGCTATATGTGCATTACAGCTGGAGCATCAGGCTTGGCTTTAACAATCATCTTTTATATAGTAAGTTTATCATTTGAGTACTACCTAATAAACATACagataaataatgaataaaagaCTTTTATCATTGCATTGGGTGGTTTTCTGGTTGTTCAGCAAAACTCatgatattaaattgatatacaATTTACTTGCTTTCATTTGTTAAAAGAGGAGATCTTATTGACTCAAATCACGTAGCCTGAGCtattcatataatttaattgggtTAAAGTCAAGGAAATTATGATAATAGAAACAGGCAGTTTCTTCTTGACATGTCATGTCTATGGACTGAAAGCTTTGACTCAGTTTTAGTGTAGTTTTATCTGTGTTCTTAATACTCTTTTTGGATACATGGACATGGCTTTTTATCAACTCACCACCAACAGGGAACATAAGTAGATCAAGAgagcttgatttttcttgttataattTCTAGGCATCTTCCTATCCTCAAATTCATGGAACTTGGtaaatttgattctcatgtAGAGCTTTGGAATTATCTTGGCTTTTAAGATCGGGGAAGAAATAGCTTTATGAGGATGTAGCGAATTTCCATGCCAGCTATAGGGGATTGGCTAAATCTTGGATCATTTTTGGGTGGTTGACAATATCAgagttttaatcttttcttaTGACACGGCGTGCTTTTCATGCCATGGAGATGTTGGAACTTTACAACTCTCAGTCCTATTCGTTTTGTTATccccatccttttcttttcctattttgaCCCTGCTCGGGGGATGTGTATTGTATGCAATTGAGAGGTTATTGAAAACTAAAAGGAGAATGGCGTGAAAGAATTGTTTCAATTCAAACAATTTTATGCAGGTTGATGTCAAGCATTTTAGAAAGCCCACGATGATACTTCAGTGGATGGGAATGAATGCACTCATCATTTATGCGCTGGCTGCCTGTGACCTTTTCCCAGCAGCCATTCAAGGTTTCTATTGGGGTTCACCAGAAAACAACTTGGTAAGACTCTGTTTTCTATTTGGCTGCCAGCCCTGTTCTGTGTTATTCCTTCTCCACCGAATCCCTccccaaaataaatatttgttcgTGTAATGGCTCGCTTTCTGATTATTAGTGCAAGTTTCTGTGCTAACTCGGCTGGTGAACCCGCACGCAGAGGCACACTCACACACGCACTCACAGATAGAGGATGAACCAGCTTACATGCTTAAAACTGTTATTATCACAATTTTTCAAccattaattttcttcaatctaATGGCTAATACACGTTCACTATCtggatatatgtatatatatgactTTGTATGTCCTTGAAGGAAATTAGAACATGCCGAAGTTACTTTTATAAAGGTGTATGGCTTACTGAACCAATAGTCTATGGCCTGAATGATTTGATGCTTAATACAGTTTATAGACTGACTTTCAAGTAAATATGACTTGCAGGTTGATGATACAGAATCGCTGTTCCAAGTCATGCTCCATTCAAAGAAGTGGGGCACCCTTGTTTTTGTAATTGTGGAGATTGGATTCTGGGGCCTTGTGGCTGGTTTCCTACACTTGAAAGGCATATATGTGAGACTGTGAAAGTATTGTAGATGCTGCTTTTCCCTGTGCAAGACTGTAAATTCTACCTTgtgaataaaatacaatttaatccGTGTAACCAGCAGCATTGTTATTCCCTCAACATCGTCTTTTTGTTCAGTGATACGCCTAGCAATCTTTCGCTCGATCCTTAGAACCCCATGACGGTGGGATTTGATCCGAGCATCTGGCAGACATCTCCGAGCCTTCCTTCGTGTTATATATGTGATTAGCCATCCATTACTGGTGTTAGGTAACTAAGTGAGCTTTGGTGCACGAGGCGTAGTCtaaatccaactttttttttgcaCAGTTCTGTTTGGTATTTTGGTTTGTCCTTGTTTTAGATTGTGAATTTTACATGCTAGTTTGGTGCGTTCGGGTTGAGTTcttcttatctttttaaaattatattatttttttattttattttatttttcaacatttaacttttttaaactactcatttttttttatattttcgtttaatttttattttattatcaaataaaatcacggagatatttaaaaaaaatatttggatgatatatttttatgatattgaaaaacatttattttttgaattgatcactttcaattttgtttgtagttttattcattatcattgtgtttattttattcatgttattaaattaatccaGCATATTAAACTTAATCTCGTAAATAATTCAAGTCttggatttttctttgtttttttaaaaattcttgcgACACCTTAGCATTAatcttttatgttaaaaaaatttagcccGGACTCAAACGTAGCATAAGCCTCCTGTTTAGTTTTCAACTATAAAAGATACATGGCAATTAATTAGcggattaattttattgaatactAATCAACTAAGACCATATGCATGATAatgcataatatatatatagagatcCATTCACTAGAAAAAGAAGATGTAGataatcaaaggaaaatttatGTTTAGCTGGTTTGCTGCGCTTCAattggaagtaaaaaaaattgttattcgGAGTTGCTCGCTGTGTGCATATACAACGTCAATTTGGTTTCCGAAGGTAAATGACACAGCAGAATTATTGTGGTGGGACTGGTAGGAAAACCTACGCAATTCACATCACATGGTGTCTGTACAGATGATGGTGCATGCCTTTGAATTGAACCCTCCTAGATAAGCCAAGCTCACGAAAACTATGTCCTGTCTTGTTACGGTCTCACCTGC is a window encoding:
- the LOC133681743 gene encoding uncharacterized protein LOC133681743 isoform X3, with the protein product MSSMIAVTTTQLDERQREPLLHNPRSLSNEEEEEITNTPSTSSSNASPPPTQRLLSLDVFRGLTVALMILVDDAGGAFPCINHSPWFGVTLADFVMPFFLFVVGVSISLVFKKVSSKPMATKKVILRTIKLFLLGLLLQGGYFHGRHDLTYGVDVGKIRWMGVLQRISIGYLFAAMSEIWLVDSITVDSPMAFVKKYYIQWMVAFLFCTFYMCLLYGLYVPDWQFEVPSTNLFGYEFGTKIVNCGVRGSLEPPCNAVGLIDRFFLGEHHLYQHPVYRRTKHCSVNSPDYGPLPPNSPGWCLAPFDPEGILSSLMAAITCFLGLQFGHILVHFKGHMQRLCLWSVCSFIMLITGYVFELLVNISGVPLCKPLYTLSYMCITAGASGLALTIIFYISFGIILAFKIGEEIAL
- the LOC133681743 gene encoding uncharacterized protein LOC133681743 isoform X4: MSSMIAVTTTQLDERQREPLLHNPRSLSNEEEEEITNTPSTSSSNASPPPTQRLLSLDVFRGLTVALMILVDDAGGAFPCINHSPWFGVTLADFVMPFFLFVVGVSISLVFKKVSSKPMATKKVILRTIKLFLLGLLLQGGYFHGRHDLTYGVDVGKIRWMGVLQRISIGYLFAAMSEIWLVDSITVDSPMAFVKKYYIQWMVAFLFCTFYMCLLYGLYVPDWQFEVPSTNLFGYEFGTKIVNCGVRGSLEPPCNAVGLIDRFFLGEHHLYQHPVYRRTKHCSVNSPDYGPLPPNSPGWCLAPFDPEGILSSLMAAITCFLGLQFGHILVHFKGHMQRLCLWSVCSFIMLITGYVFELLGVPLCKPLYTLSYMCITAGASGLALTIIFYISFGIILAFKIGEEIAL
- the LOC133681743 gene encoding uncharacterized protein LOC133681743 isoform X1, with the translated sequence MSSMIAVTTTQLDERQREPLLHNPRSLSNEEEEEITNTPSTSSSNASPPPTQRLLSLDVFRGLTVALMILVDDAGGAFPCINHSPWFGVTLADFVMPFFLFVVGVSISLVFKKVSSKPMATKKVILRTIKLFLLGLLLQGGYFHGRHDLTYGVDVGKIRWMGVLQRISIGYLFAAMSEIWLVDSITVDSPMAFVKKYYIQWMVAFLFCTFYMCLLYGLYVPDWQFEVPSTNLFGYEFGTKIVNCGVRGSLEPPCNAVGLIDRFFLGEHHLYQHPVYRRTKHCSVNSPDYGPLPPNSPGWCLAPFDPEGILSSLMAAITCFLGLQFGHILVHFKGHMQRLCLWSVCSFIMLITGYVFELLVNISGVPLCKPLYTLSYMCITAGASGLALTIIFYIVDVKHFRKPTMILQWMGMNALIIYALAACDLFPAAIQGFYWGSPENNLVDDTESLFQVMLHSKKWGTLVFVIVEIGFWGLVAGFLHLKGIYVRL
- the LOC133681743 gene encoding uncharacterized protein LOC133681743 isoform X2, whose product is MSSMIAVTTTQLDERQREPLLHNPRSLSNEEEEEITNTPSTSSSNASPPPTQRLLSLDVFRGLTVALMILVDDAGGAFPCINHSPWFGVTLADFVMPFFLFVVGVSISLVFKKVSSKPMATKKVILRTIKLFLLGLLLQGGYFHGRHDLTYGVDVGKIRWMGVLQRISIGYLFAAMSEIWLVDSITVDSPMAFVKKYYIQWMVAFLFCTFYMCLLYGLYVPDWQFEVPSTNLFGYEFGTKIVNCGVRGSLEPPCNAVGLIDRFFLGEHHLYQHPVYRRTKHCSVNSPDYGPLPPNSPGWCLAPFDPEGILSSLMAAITCFLGLQFGHILVHFKGHMQRLCLWSVCSFIMLITGYVFELLGVPLCKPLYTLSYMCITAGASGLALTIIFYIVDVKHFRKPTMILQWMGMNALIIYALAACDLFPAAIQGFYWGSPENNLVDDTESLFQVMLHSKKWGTLVFVIVEIGFWGLVAGFLHLKGIYVRL